One region of uncultured Methanolobus sp. genomic DNA includes:
- the nifK gene encoding nitrogenase molybdenum-iron protein subunit beta, with translation MLDYTPKEDVRRDALVVNPAKICQPIGATYAALGIRNCMPHSHGSQGCLSYLRMALTRHFREPTIGTTSSFYEGTAVFGGASNLKKSLSNIEAVYTPEVVAIHTTCLSETIGDDVNSIIEDVIQEELIDPSIKLCAASTPSYVGSHVTGYDNMVKSFVTTFAQKTKPNGKLNVIPGFVDPGDIHEIKRLLSIMNIPAIVFPDQTDVLDTGIGMERGLFASGGTPIGDVEDSANSMGTIALCGMAGGAAAKVFQNKFKMPVQIGPAPIGVRFTDRFVMKAAELADVAIPPELEKERAKIVDMMTDAHPHFYGKKVAIFGDPDIIEGLTSLVLEMGMEPVVVLTGSVSKAFVERVSEMVRPLYPNSQILAEADLFTLHQIIKNEPVDMLIGNTYGKHIALAEDIPLIRVGFPIMDRANLHHFPVMGYAGAARMIEWIGNTFLDIKDKTIPEEEIEVVQ, from the coding sequence ATGTTAGATTATACACCAAAGGAAGATGTCCGCAGAGACGCACTGGTCGTTAACCCTGCAAAGATATGCCAGCCAATCGGTGCAACATATGCTGCACTGGGTATACGCAACTGTATGCCTCACAGTCATGGATCACAGGGATGTCTTTCATACCTGAGAATGGCACTTACAAGGCACTTCAGGGAACCAACAATCGGTACAACCAGCAGTTTCTATGAAGGAACTGCCGTATTCGGTGGTGCATCAAACCTTAAGAAGTCACTTTCAAACATCGAAGCTGTATACACACCTGAAGTTGTAGCAATTCACACAACCTGTCTCTCAGAGACAATTGGTGACGATGTCAATTCAATTATAGAAGATGTAATTCAGGAAGAGTTAATCGACCCGTCTATCAAGCTCTGTGCAGCATCAACCCCAAGTTACGTGGGTTCACACGTAACAGGTTACGACAACATGGTAAAGTCATTTGTCACAACCTTTGCACAGAAGACAAAACCAAATGGAAAGCTCAACGTAATCCCTGGATTTGTAGACCCGGGAGACATTCATGAGATCAAGAGATTACTCTCCATCATGAATATCCCTGCAATCGTGTTCCCTGACCAGACAGATGTCCTGGATACCGGAATCGGAATGGAAAGAGGACTGTTCGCAAGTGGCGGTACGCCAATAGGTGACGTAGAGGACAGTGCAAACTCCATGGGAACCATTGCACTCTGTGGAATGGCAGGAGGCGCAGCAGCAAAGGTATTCCAGAACAAGTTCAAGATGCCAGTACAGATCGGACCTGCACCAATAGGCGTACGCTTTACAGACAGGTTCGTTATGAAGGCAGCTGAGCTTGCAGACGTGGCAATCCCACCTGAACTGGAAAAGGAAAGGGCAAAGATCGTTGATATGATGACAGATGCTCACCCACACTTCTATGGAAAGAAGGTAGCCATATTCGGTGACCCTGACATAATAGAAGGTCTCACAAGCCTGGTGCTTGAAATGGGAATGGAGCCAGTTGTAGTCCTTACGGGATCAGTCAGCAAGGCATTTGTGGAAAGAGTTTCTGAAATGGTACGCCCACTGTATCCAAACTCACAGATCCTTGCAGAAGCAGATCTATTCACACTCCACCAGATCATAAAGAACGAGCCTGTAGACATGCTGATCGGTAACACCTATGGTAAGCACATTGCTCTTGCCGAGGATATCCCCCTGATCAGGGTCGGGTTCCCAATCATGGACAGGGCAAACCTGCACCACTTCCCGGTCATGGGATACGCAGGAGCAGCTCGCATGATCGAGTGGATAGGAAACACATTCTTGGACATCAAGGACAAGACAATTCCTGAAGAAGAAATAGAGGTCGTTCAGTAA
- a CDS encoding P-II family nitrogen regulator, with amino-acid sequence MQMIRAIVRPNKVTDIVEALEKESFVSLTKSDVFGRGKQRGIHTAEVQFDELPKTMLMLVVEDEDKEKVLEVIKTSAHTGKYGDGKIFVNPVESAYTIRTGASGL; translated from the coding sequence ATGCAGATGATCCGTGCAATTGTCAGACCAAACAAGGTAACTGACATAGTAGAAGCGCTTGAGAAGGAAAGCTTTGTGTCCCTCACCAAGTCCGATGTATTCGGAAGAGGTAAGCAGAGAGGAATTCACACAGCAGAAGTACAGTTTGACGAACTTCCAAAGACAATGCTCATGCTTGTTGTCGAAGATGAAGACAAGGAAAAAGTCCTTGAGGTCATCAAGACATCAGCTCACACAGGAAAGTACGGAGACGGTAAGATCTTCGTAAACCCAGTCGAAAGCGCATACACAATCCGTACAGGCGCAAGCGGACTTTAA
- the nifD gene encoding nitrogenase molybdenum-iron protein alpha chain, with product MSSEVERSQQVLDEMMKVYPAKTEKDRRKHFTVKDSCEAEQHIEANAKTVPGIMTNRGCAYAGGKGVVMGPIKDMVHITHGPIGCGYYTWGTRRNMAKAEDGGDNYLQYCFSTDMKETDIVFGGEKKLKEAIDDVMRIFKPGAISICATCPVGLIGDDIEEVARNAEEDYPGLKVLALRCEGYRGVSQSAGHHVASNVIMEQLIGTEELENPTPFDINIFGEYNIGGDLWEIKPLFEKIGYRIVSSFTGDGSYHNLSKAHQAKLSILLCHRSVNYTNRMMEEKYGVPWLKVNYIGVEGTKKSLRKMAEYFDNEELTKKTEEIIEEEMAKIQPELEKYRNKLQGKTAFIYAGGSRSHHYQNLFEDLGMKVTVAGYQFAHRDDYEGRQILKGMKEKASSGILEDLHYERDENFTPAISEERMAELKEKLGLMQYEGMLPEMKDGTIAVDDLNHHETEFLIKELKPDLFCSGIKDKYWAQKMGVPSRQIHSYDYSGRYTGFSGILNFARDIDMAVNNPSWKLQKTPWKGA from the coding sequence ATGAGTTCTGAAGTCGAAAGGTCACAGCAGGTTCTTGACGAAATGATGAAGGTCTACCCTGCAAAGACTGAAAAGGACAGAAGGAAGCACTTTACAGTAAAGGACTCCTGTGAAGCAGAACAGCACATCGAAGCCAACGCCAAGACAGTACCTGGTATAATGACAAACCGTGGTTGTGCCTATGCCGGTGGAAAGGGTGTGGTAATGGGACCTATCAAGGATATGGTACACATCACACACGGACCTATTGGCTGTGGATATTACACATGGGGAACCAGGAGAAATATGGCCAAGGCAGAAGATGGCGGTGACAACTACCTGCAATACTGTTTCTCAACAGACATGAAAGAAACAGATATTGTATTCGGTGGTGAAAAGAAGCTCAAGGAAGCAATTGATGATGTAATGAGAATCTTCAAGCCTGGAGCGATCTCTATCTGTGCAACATGCCCGGTAGGACTTATCGGTGACGATATTGAAGAAGTAGCACGTAATGCAGAAGAGGATTATCCTGGTTTGAAGGTACTGGCTCTTCGTTGTGAAGGATATAGAGGAGTAAGTCAGTCAGCAGGACACCACGTTGCAAGTAACGTAATTATGGAACAGCTGATCGGTACTGAAGAGCTTGAAAACCCAACACCATTTGACATCAACATCTTTGGTGAATACAACATTGGTGGTGATCTCTGGGAGATCAAGCCCCTCTTTGAGAAGATCGGCTACCGTATTGTATCAAGTTTCACAGGAGACGGTTCATACCACAACCTTTCAAAGGCACACCAGGCAAAGCTCAGTATCCTCCTCTGTCACAGGTCAGTTAACTACACTAACCGTATGATGGAAGAGAAGTACGGAGTTCCATGGCTCAAGGTCAATTACATTGGTGTTGAAGGAACAAAGAAGTCACTCAGGAAGATGGCTGAATACTTCGACAACGAAGAACTCACAAAGAAGACTGAGGAAATAATTGAAGAAGAAATGGCAAAGATCCAGCCTGAACTTGAGAAGTACAGGAACAAGCTTCAGGGCAAGACAGCATTCATCTATGCTGGCGGTTCCAGGTCACACCACTACCAGAATCTCTTTGAAGATCTTGGTATGAAGGTTACGGTTGCAGGATACCAGTTTGCTCACCGTGATGACTACGAAGGCAGACAGATCCTTAAAGGCATGAAGGAAAAGGCATCCAGTGGAATTCTTGAAGATCTCCACTATGAAAGAGATGAGAACTTTACTCCAGCCATCAGTGAAGAACGTATGGCGGAACTAAAGGAAAAGCTCGGCCTTATGCAATATGAGGGAATGCTTCCTGAAATGAAGGACGGCACAATAGCTGTGGATGACCTCAACCACCACGAGACTGAATTCCTTATCAAGGAATTAAAGCCAGACCTGTTCTGCTCAGGAATCAAGGACAAGTACTGGGCACAGAAGATGGGAGTCCCATCCAGACAGATACACTCCTATGACTACAGTGGTCGTTACACCGGATTCTCCGGCATACTGAACTTTGCAAGAGATATAGACATGGCAGTGAACAACCCAAGCTGGAAGCTCCAGAAGACCCCATGGAAGGGAGCATAA
- the nifE gene encoding nitrogenase iron-molybdenum cofactor biosynthesis protein NifE, whose protein sequence is MPDITSVVNTLDERKPYIELKQANKTGELACDSTSIAGSMSQRACVYSGARVALNPVTDAIHLVHGPIGCASYTWDIRGSLSSDKETFRTSFSTDMKELDVIFGGEKKLSKSIDELVELYNPPVIFVYSTCIVGIIGDDLEAICKEATERVGIPVIPVKSEGFKGTKSDGYKAACHALMEMVGTKEPEFTSEYRINILGDYNVAGDVWLVKPLFEKMGIQVITSMTGDATADSISKAHVAQLNLVQCSGSMTYLAKWMMKEYGIPFRKVSYFGIEDLAIALRTTAEFFGSEEMMNIAEEIIEQQTNRIMPEIQEIRSRLEGKTAAIYMGGAAKALTLIKGFRELGMEVVIIGTQTGKRDDYKQISYQVKDGTVIVDDANPLELADLIVNQKADLMVAGVKERFLAYKLGVSFCDFNHDRTIEFEGYDGFLNFARELDTSVNSPVWNYVGSKIEGAYSESSGADCGAEDETKITNKITGERSMQKIGPITLQQEPVA, encoded by the coding sequence ATGCCAGACATTACAAGCGTGGTAAACACGCTGGATGAAAGAAAGCCATACATAGAACTGAAGCAGGCAAACAAGACTGGAGAACTTGCATGTGATAGCACATCCATTGCCGGTTCAATGAGCCAGAGGGCCTGTGTATATTCAGGAGCACGTGTGGCACTTAATCCCGTAACCGATGCAATCCACCTCGTACACGGTCCTATAGGTTGTGCAAGCTACACCTGGGATATCAGAGGAAGCCTGTCAAGTGACAAGGAGACCTTCCGTACCAGTTTCTCAACTGATATGAAGGAACTCGATGTTATATTCGGTGGCGAGAAAAAACTCTCAAAGAGCATTGACGAACTGGTCGAGTTATACAACCCACCTGTCATCTTTGTCTATTCAACCTGTATTGTCGGAATAATCGGCGATGATCTCGAAGCCATTTGTAAGGAAGCAACCGAAAGGGTAGGAATACCTGTTATCCCTGTTAAGTCAGAGGGATTCAAGGGGACAAAGTCCGACGGATATAAGGCAGCATGTCATGCGCTTATGGAAATGGTAGGAACAAAGGAACCTGAGTTCACATCTGAATACAGAATAAACATACTCGGTGATTATAATGTGGCTGGAGATGTCTGGTTAGTAAAGCCCCTCTTTGAGAAGATGGGAATACAGGTAATCACTTCTATGACAGGAGATGCGACGGCAGATAGCATCTCAAAGGCACATGTGGCACAATTGAACCTTGTGCAATGTTCAGGTTCCATGACATATCTCGCGAAGTGGATGATGAAGGAATACGGGATTCCTTTCAGAAAGGTCAGCTATTTTGGAATAGAGGACCTAGCAATTGCACTTAGAACAACTGCTGAATTCTTCGGTTCAGAAGAAATGATGAACATTGCAGAAGAAATAATCGAGCAGCAAACAAACAGAATAATGCCTGAAATTCAGGAAATCAGAAGCAGGCTTGAAGGGAAGACTGCAGCAATTTACATGGGCGGGGCGGCCAAGGCATTAACATTGATAAAGGGCTTCCGGGAACTTGGAATGGAAGTTGTTATAATAGGAACACAGACAGGAAAGCGCGACGATTACAAACAGATAAGTTATCAGGTAAAGGACGGAACCGTCATTGTGGATGACGCAAACCCTCTGGAACTTGCCGACCTTATTGTCAACCAGAAGGCAGACCTTATGGTGGCGGGTGTCAAGGAAAGGTTCCTGGCTTACAAGCTTGGCGTTTCTTTCTGTGACTTTAACCATGACAGAACAATTGAATTTGAAGGTTACGATGGTTTCCTTAACTTTGCAAGGGAACTTGATACTTCAGTCAACAGTCCTGTCTGGAACTACGTTGGAAGTAAGATAGAAGGGGCGTATTCGGAAAGCAGTGGGGCAGACTGCGGAGCCGAAGATGAGACAAAGATAACAAACAAGATAACAGGGGAGAGAAGTATGCAAAAGATCGGTCCCATTACATTACAACAGGAGCCTGTAGCATGA
- the nifH gene encoding nitrogenase iron protein, with protein MRQVAIYGKGGIGKSTTTQNLTAALATMGKKILLVGCDPKADSTRMLLGGLNQKTVLDTLRSEGDESIDLDLLIQPGFGDIKCVESGGPEPGVGCAGRGIITSIGLLENLGAYTDDLDYVFYDVLGDVVCGGFAMPIREGKAQEIYIVASGELMAIYAANNICKGIRKYAKGGARLGGIICNSRNVDGERELLEAFAQRLGSKLIHFVPRDNIVQRAEINKKVVIEFAPESQQAQEYLTLASNIENNDLFVVPEPLEMDDLEAMMVEFGIVEL; from the coding sequence ATGCGACAAGTAGCAATATACGGAAAGGGCGGAATCGGAAAGTCAACAACAACTCAGAATTTGACAGCAGCACTCGCCACCATGGGAAAAAAGATACTGTTAGTAGGATGTGACCCAAAGGCAGACTCAACAAGAATGCTTCTTGGAGGTCTTAACCAGAAGACAGTACTTGACACCTTAAGATCAGAAGGCGATGAATCAATCGATCTTGACCTCTTAATCCAGCCAGGGTTCGGAGACATAAAGTGTGTAGAATCAGGCGGACCAGAGCCTGGTGTAGGTTGTGCAGGAAGAGGAATTATCACCTCAATAGGACTCCTTGAAAACCTTGGTGCATACACAGATGATCTCGACTACGTATTCTATGACGTACTCGGTGACGTAGTATGCGGAGGTTTTGCGATGCCAATCAGAGAAGGAAAGGCACAGGAAATCTACATCGTAGCTAGTGGTGAACTTATGGCTATCTACGCAGCAAACAATATCTGTAAGGGTATCAGGAAGTACGCAAAGGGCGGTGCACGTCTTGGCGGAATCATCTGTAACAGCAGGAATGTAGATGGAGAACGTGAACTCCTCGAAGCATTTGCACAGAGACTTGGAAGCAAGCTGATCCACTTCGTACCAAGAGACAATATTGTCCAGCGTGCAGAGATCAACAAGAAGGTAGTAATCGAATTTGCCCCTGAGAGCCAGCAGGCACAGGAATACCTTACACTTGCAAGCAACATCGAGAACAACGATCTGTTTGTGGTCCCGGAGCCACTTGAGATGGATGACCTCGAAGCAATGATGGTAGAATTCGGAATTGTTGAACTTTAA
- a CDS encoding HAMP domain-containing sensor histidine kinase, which produces MPLFHSILLPQTTQPSPGSCPGTINCWHISPSATSYQDKEYTIEDKWKISVADQRDGIPDADKEAVFTRFNRLHKENIKGSEIGLAIVKRVIELHGESVDAIDNLQEKGSIFWFTLKKAP; this is translated from the coding sequence ATTCCATTATTTCATTCCATACTCCTTCCTCAGACCACCCAACCTTCTCCAGGCAGTTGCCCTGGAACCATAAATTGCTGGCATATCTCCCCATCTGCAACCAGTTATCAGGACAAAGAGTATACCATTGAAGACAAATGGAAGATATCTGTGGCAGATCAGAGAGACGGAATACCCGATGCTGACAAAGAAGCTGTATTCACTCGTTTTAACCGGCTGCACAAGGAAAATATAAAAGGCAGTGAAATTGGACTTGCTATTGTCAAAAGAGTAATAGAACTACATGGAGAAAGTGTGGATGCTATTGACAATCTGCAGGAAAAGGGTAGTATTTTTTGGTTCACCCTGAAAAAGGCTCCTTAA
- a CDS encoding P-II family nitrogen regulator: protein MKEITAIIRMNKMHKTLDALDGCGYPSFTVEKVMGRGKQKGLCFEFDPPLPEQEETDLTHVPFVPKRMFTIVVSDMAAEKVVQKIIEINQTGHAGDGKIFVTDIPEVYRVRTGESGEMTVGRNAE, encoded by the coding sequence ATGAAGGAAATAACGGCAATCATCCGCATGAACAAGATGCACAAGACACTTGATGCACTTGATGGATGCGGCTACCCCTCATTCACCGTAGAAAAGGTGATGGGCCGTGGTAAGCAAAAGGGATTGTGCTTTGAATTTGACCCCCCGCTTCCTGAACAGGAAGAAACGGACCTTACACATGTGCCATTTGTCCCAAAGAGAATGTTTACAATTGTTGTAAGTGACATGGCAGCAGAGAAGGTCGTACAGAAGATAATCGAGATCAACCAGACAGGTCATGCAGGAGATGGGAAGATCTTCGTAACTGACATACCTGAAGTTTACAGGGTCAGAACCGGTGAATCAGGAGAAATGACTGTAGGGAGGAATGCAGAATGA